The Candidatus Desulfofervidus auxilii DNA segment CAGACATAAAAGAAGATCTGGTAGCGGTAAACAAAATCTTTACAGATTACAAAATGCCTACCTACGTAAGGGTAAAGATACAGAGAAGGGTTGTCCCGGGATTCTCCATAGACGCATATAACGAGTTTGTGAGTCTTTTGAGTGAGTTGGACATGCTGTTTTCCCCTTACACCTCGAAGGTCATCAAAAGGGCTCTGGAGTGCCTGAGATCATTTCAGAAACACGACTTTAAGAACCGCATTGAAAATTTCCAAAGTCAACTCCGGCAAATGCTGGTTTATTTTGATCAGATTCTTGCCAAACGACCGTGCCATCTCGGGTTGCGCAAGATCAGAGATCTCGTCGAACTAGTCCAGAGAGACCTTAACAGGTGCCTCCCTTCTCATCCCAACCCTGGAGAACTGATAGGATCCTTTCAGGCCAAACTTGGCCAGATTGCCAATTTAATCGAGAATTCTATGGATTCCGCCAAAGAAAAGATCGCTGGCAAATGCAAAGAAGTTATAGGCGAGGAAGCTGAAAGCATATTTCTGTTTGGCTACAGTTCGACAGTACTGAAGCTGTTAGGGAAAATGGCAGTAAAGGAGCCTCACGCCCGAAACAGACTGAAAATCTTCGTTTTGGAATGCAGCGGAAAAAGAAAATTTACGCACAGCAACCTGCTTGAGTACAACGACGGCCTTCGCTATGCGATTGATATCTCAAAGCTGGGATACAAAAAAGTCTTTATCATTCCGGACACAGCCTTTCCATCCTTGCTTAACATGGGTGCAACTGCAACAGACATAAGCCAGGTGGTGCGTGAAATTGAACCTCCCGACCCAGGAAGGTCAGTCGTGTTATTCGGGACAAACGGAATAGATGAAAACGGCGACTGTGGTCACACCTCAGGACACCTGATGGTATGCATAATAGCCGGGTATTTCAAAGTACCAGTGAAAGTAGTCACGCATTCTTTCAAAATCGGCACAATACCGTGGAACTTACAGGCACGTAGAGAAGGCGATTGGCTGACCACCCAGCCCAATTTGGTCGAGGATATGCGGGACAGCGGTGTTCAGCTGTTCAATCCGAGAGAAGATAAGATTCCGTTCAACCTTGTGAGTGAGATTTATACAGAGAACATTGATATAAGAGGAAGTAAAAGTGAGAAAAAAAACCAGCTGGCTGAGCTGTTGAAGTTTTCCAGAGAGTCCTTTGAAAAACTGAAGTACTGTCTGCAACAATGCCAGTAGTATTTTGAAAAAGCAGTGCAGAGAGGAGGCCTATTCGGAACCGAATATATGTCAAGAGTGGTTGGCTGAATGTAGGGTACGCCGAGGTAAATTGCGTCAGGGGCCAGCGTTATTACCTACCCGTGGGCCATCTTAATTACCCACTTAAGTCTTTTATTATTTTTCTTGAACACCTACTCTTTGTCCCTAATCTTTGGCGTATGCTTTTAAACTCAACTTTGACACCTAAAAATCAAAATTTGCCTATATTTGGGCATTTTTCACCTGTAATTTCAGACGTACCCACTACATTCTTCCCTATCTCAAGCACCCGTGGAGGTACAGCTAAACCTGCTGCCCTAACCCTCAAGTAGGCTTTGCCATTTAACTCAGTCCTTACTAAATAGTATTTGTCACTACACTTAAGCTTTACCACCCTGCCTGCGGCAGGCAGGCCTTACGGTTAAAAGGTTTTTTATTACCTGATGGGGGATATATCTGGCTCCATCTCCTTTAACCTTTTTGTAAACTCCCATTCAAGCAATAAGGCCAAAAAGCATAAAAAGATATGGGCTTTTATCCGCCGAGGTACATAGTGATAAATGGGCTGTATCTCAAAATGGCTCTTTAATTCCCTGAATACTCGTTCTATCTTCCCTGTCTGCCGACAGGCAGGCATAACTTCCTATAGGCCAAGGCTATCTCCTCTGCCTTAAGTTCTGTGTTACTGGTAATTACATATTTACCATCGTATTTCTTTTTTGCTTCTACCTTTTTAGGGTTAATCTTGATGCCTTCCCTTTCTACGGTTAGGTATCTTTTATATCCCCTGTTTTTGATTAATCCCTTGGGGGCCTCTTTAAGCCGTTGTTTGAGTTTCTCTAAAAGCATTTCTCTATCCAGGGCATCTTTCTCTGCTTCATAAGGATTAAAACAGATGATGTATCTTTTTTCGTTGAGTTTTATCTCCTTAATGGATAAATTATCTTTTATTTTCTGGTATCTACCTGCCCTCTTTGATACCTCTTCTCTTACCTCCTTTAGACTCCTTAATTTTACCCCTAAGATGTATTCCAAACCCTCTTGCTCAAGTAAGGCTATGTTTTCTTTACTCACCATGCCTCTATCACTCACAAACCTGTCTGCCGACAGGCAGGTATGACTTGATTTAAATCAGGCCGTTTATCTTTGGATAATCCCCTTTGCATGAGTTCATTCTCTTCTCCATAGAATTTAATAGAGGTGGTATCAAAAAACACTAAGTCCACATCGGCATTAAACAGGAATCTTGATAATAAAGGGTATCTTCTATCTCCTTTGCCTTTCTCTCTAAAAAGTCCCTGTCTGCCGACAGGCAGGCAGACTGCGATAAAGGTGATGCAGTTCTATGTCTTGCTCTACTCCGTGAAGATATATCTCTTTTTTTATCCAATCATAAGTAGAAAGCTTACTTATAGGGTCAATAAGCCTATTTAACACTAAGGCAAAAATAGTTGAACCTAAATCAAACTCACAGTTTGACTCTTTAGCAAATCTCTCCATAATCCTTTTTAAACCAGTCTTCTCCCACAAACTTTTAAAAACTACCACTGGTCCATACACTTTAGCATATTCTGCCAAAAGGCCCTTTGAGGCATCCCCGCCTGCCAGGACGGGCAGGTATAATGGCCCTTTTCTCTGAAAATTTAACTAGATTATCAATGATGGTATCCCCGCCTGCCGTCGGGCAGGAATGCTCCTCTGGGTGGAAGAACTGTCCAATCTACCTAGGTTGGCCAGGGTAATCTGTTTTACTCTTTTGCCTTCTCTTTTAGCCGTGCAAAGTAAGAGATATTCTCTTACCGAACCATTTTTGTTCTTGCATCTTTTTACCCTGAAGAACATGACTTGACGTTGACATAAACATATTTCCTTGTCAGGGCTTTTTTATATTACACGTGACACTACATTTTCACAAAACGGACATCTCGTTTTTCATTTATGCCCATTTTTACTGCATTTTGTTTTTCGGATATAGCCAAAATAGAGGTTTTGCTGTCAAAGTTGAGTTAGAAATACTTTTAAGATGTGATTAACTAATTCTTTCACAATTTTATAAAGAGTTAATAATGAAGGGATTAAAAGTCAATTATTTCTCCATACTTACTTCCACTTCTTCTACTCCTCTGGGATGAACTTTACGGATGATAAAAGTAAGATTATTATAACGAAATTTTTCTCCTGTTTTCGGGATTCTTCCTAGATGATACAAAATAAAACCATTTAATGTTTCATAATCTCCTTTAGGTAAATCAAAAGGGAGCATTTCATTAATATCGTCTATTTCCATCCGCGCCTTAATGAGATATCTATTTTCCTCCAATTTCTGGAAAAACTCAGGTATTCGTTCATCTTCTCCTAAAATTTCACCAGTGATTTCTTCAACTAAATCTTTAATGGTAACGATTCCCACTGCCCCACCATATTCATCTACCACTACGGCCAAAGGTTGCTTTTTTTGTTGCATTTCCTTTAAAAGTTGGTGAACTGGTTTTGTTTCAGGCACAAAAAAAGCAGGTTTAATATATGGTTTAATACTTACCTTTAAATCTGGTAGGTTAATAAGGTCAAGATAGTGAATAATGCCCACAATGTGGTCTACTCTCTCTTTGTAGACTGGTAAGCGAGTGTGAAGATATTTATTAAATACCCCAATAGCCTCTTCTAGAGTAGCTTTGTCAGAAATAGATATTACTTCCATTAAGGGAATCATAACCCTCTTCACATCAATCTCTGTAAAGGTGAAAAGACGGGATAAGAAATTGCGCTCTTTCCGAGTAAGTTTTATTTCTAACTCATTTTTTTGAATGAGAAATTTTAGCTCTTCCTTAGTAAAAAAGGCAATTTTTTGGTTTTCTTTTGCTCCTGCGAGTTTGAGAAAAAAATTAGTTAAAGCACTTAAAACCAATACTAATGGAGCCAGAAGAAAACTTGCAATTTTTAGTCCATAAGCTGACTTGGGAGCAATCAAATTGGCATATTGGCGACAGATGGTCTTAGGCACTATTTCTCCAAAAATTAGAAAAATAGGAGGTAAACTCACAATAGAGAGGATTTCACCCCAATTGCCTAAGGATTGTATTAGAAAAGAAGTAGTGAGAGCAGTATTAATAATAACACTTAAATTTGTTCCCAGAAGGGTAATACCAAAAAGAGAAGATGGCTTTTCTAAAAATTTTAGGGCCTTTTTTGCTCCCTTTGCCCTAAGATATCTTAAATCAGCAGAAACAAGGGCAATCTCAGAGCCTGAAAAGAATCCCTCTAAAAGTAAAAGCGTAAAAAATATAATTAAACTTATTATGGGGTTCATGAATTAAGTTTTTCTACCTCTAGTTCAGTAATTCTTCTTCCTTTAAGGCCCTTTACTGTAAATTTAAAATTAGCAATTTGAACAGAGTCTCCTTTTTTAGGCAATCGTCCTAAAGCACTCCATATAAGTCCACCTAAAGTATCTTCCTCAGACTCTAAATTTGTTTTAAAGAAAAAGTTAAAATCGCTTAAAGGGGTTTTGGCTAAAACCCTATACTTGTTAGGGGCTATCTGTCTATACCATTCTTCAGTAACATCATATTCGTCATAAATTTCACCAAAAAGCTCTTCTAAAAGGTCTTCTGTGGTCACTAATCCCTTTATACTTCCATATTCATCCACTATCATGGCCATAGTAATTTTTTGGCTTTGAAGTTCTGCTAAAAGTGTGTCTACCTTTTTGGTAGTTGGAACAAAATAAGGAGGAAGGAGTTTTTCACGAAAGTCCTTTAACTTTCCTGTTTTTTCACTACCCAAGAGGTATTTAGTGTGAAATATACCAATAACATTATCTAAACTACCTTCATAAATAGGAATTCTGGAAAAACGGTGGTAGTTAAGGGCATTTATTACCTCTTGCAAATCTGTATCAATAGAAAGAGCAAAAATATCAGGCCGTGGAACCATAATTTCAGAGACCGTTTTTTGGCGAAAGCGAAACAGCCTTATAATAAATTCCTTTTCAATGGATTTTAACTCTCCTTTTTCATGACCGGTTTCAATGAGGTCTAAGAATTGCTTCTCTAAAAAAACCGGTTTTTTGGGGGGAGGAGGCATGAAGAAAAGCACAGTATTTATTATATACTTCTTAATAATATTATGGAAAGGAGTGACAATACGGACAAAAAAGTCAATAAAAGGACTAACTCTGATGCAAAAACTAGGTGCTTTTGCATAGCTAAAGGCCTTGGGAATAATTTCTCCCAAAAGGAGTAAAAGGGGTGTCATAACCAAGATGGCAAGCCATTTCCCATTTTTCCCATAAAGAGTGAGGGCTACTGAGGTAGCCAAGGCTGATGCCGTAATGTTAACGGTGTCATTCCCAATGAGAATAGAAATAAGTAAATGATTTGGCTGGACAAGTAAAGAGGCTGCTTTTTTACCTCTTGAAGTTTCCTTGAGTTTTAGAATTTGATACCGGGTAAGGGAAAAAAAGGCAGTTTCTGAACCAGAAAAGATGGCAGAAAATATTAATAGAAGAAAAATTAAGCAGATTTTAAAATAAACCAACTCCATTATTATTAAATTTAACACACTCAACTATTGACGTCAAAGACCCAAGATTCCTAATAGAATAAGCCAAAATATGAGAGGGCATTATGGGCCAGGTGCCATTGGAAATAAAAGGAGATTTTTTACTACCATTCCATTTGGCCAAGAGGACGTGTAAATGTATAATTAATAGGTTCTACAATGAGTTTATGAGCAGTGTATTTCACATTTCTTGAGCACAAAGTAAATGGTAATGACAAGACAAAAACGGTAGTTCCAACACCAATACTTATTAAACCTGCTGGACGGGCTAATATCATATCAAATATCATTAAATCATTATCTATGTTATTAGATTCTGTGGATTCCCCAGCCGCCACTGGCCCAATAATTGAAAATATGAGACATAAAGTAATCAATAAGATTATAGACCTTTTACTTCTCATTTTTTATCCCTCCTTGTTTTTGAACCACCATT contains these protein-coding regions:
- a CDS encoding transposase, which translates into the protein MPACRQTGKIERVFRELKSHFEIQPIYHYVPRRIKAHIFLCFLALLLEWEFTKRLKEMEPDISPIR
- a CDS encoding hemolysin family protein, which translates into the protein MNPIISLIIFFTLLLLEGFFSGSEIALVSADLRYLRAKGAKKALKFLEKPSSLFGITLLGTNLSVIINTALTTSFLIQSLGNWGEILSIVSLPPIFLIFGEIVPKTICRQYANLIAPKSAYGLKIASFLLAPLVLVLSALTNFFLKLAGAKENQKIAFFTKEELKFLIQKNELEIKLTRKERNFLSRLFTFTEIDVKRVMIPLMEVISISDKATLEEAIGVFNKYLHTRLPVYKERVDHIVGIIHYLDLINLPDLKVSIKPYIKPAFFVPETKPVHQLLKEMQQKKQPLAVVVDEYGGAVGIVTIKDLVEEITGEILGEDERIPEFFQKLEENRYLIKARMEIDDINEMLPFDLPKGDYETLNGFILYHLGRIPKTGEKFRYNNLTFIIRKVHPRGVEEVEVSMEK
- a CDS encoding hemolysin family protein; translation: MELVYFKICLIFLLLIFSAIFSGSETAFFSLTRYQILKLKETSRGKKAASLLVQPNHLLISILIGNDTVNITASALATSVALTLYGKNGKWLAILVMTPLLLLLGEIIPKAFSYAKAPSFCIRVSPFIDFFVRIVTPFHNIIKKYIINTVLFFMPPPPKKPVFLEKQFLDLIETGHEKGELKSIEKEFIIRLFRFRQKTVSEIMVPRPDIFALSIDTDLQEVINALNYHRFSRIPIYEGSLDNVIGIFHTKYLLGSEKTGKLKDFREKLLPPYFVPTTKKVDTLLAELQSQKITMAMIVDEYGSIKGLVTTEDLLEELFGEIYDEYDVTEEWYRQIAPNKYRVLAKTPLSDFNFFFKTNLESEEDTLGGLIWSALGRLPKKGDSVQIANFKFTVKGLKGRRITELEVEKLNS